The following nucleotide sequence is from Pochonia chlamydosporia 170 chromosome 4, whole genome shotgun sequence.
CTCTGTAGTTGGTGAAGTGAACCTTGGCAGCGACCACCGGATCGAGCCAGCCACGTATGATCTTCCAGATGCCTATTTGACATGAGCTTTAGCTCAGTTACAAACATTTTAAAGGGGGACAAACCTTGAAACACCCACGGCGCATTATGTACGAGAACGACGCCGAGAGACTCGGGATAGTTCGCTTCAAAGCACTGTATCATAAACTTGACGGGGTGATAGTCCATATTTGCCAAAGTAAACCCAGTCATATCAAAAATGATGTTCTAAGTAGTAGATTAGCCAGCGCTTTGTTACACGAAGCATCGCAATGCGGAGACATACCGCTGTATCAATGGGTGCTTTCAGCGCCAGACGCGCGGTTTCGATAATAAACACCGTATACCTCTCCAAGCTCTCGGGAGATTGGTCACTGGCCTTGTGTAGACGCACTCTAACCACACAAATTGGCCGGCCTTCCTTATCAGTACCGTGTAAGAAACTTTTGCCCATTCGGCTTTGCTTCAAAAAATCGTGACCTAGTTTCCTCGCCTTCTCATTGCCGGCCTTCTCATCAGTAGCCGCACCAGCCTCTCCGTTCCACATGATGTCGGGGTCAACTTGCATCTTGCTGTGTCTCCAATTCATGGCAGATATCAGCATGACCAGAGCTTTTTCCACGTCCCACTTACGAGCTCGCAGGAAGCGTAAAAGCAATGCATCAGGATGATCGTGCTTCATCATTGCCCACATAGTCTCTCGGATATCCTCAGGCCTCTGGCTGGCTAAGATTTCGTGATACTGCTTGGTCAACCCATACTTGTCTTCGTCTGCTGAGTCAGTAGCGCTGTTGCCGCTTGGGAGAGCCGATCCCGGCTGGGAGACATTTCTAAAGAAACTGAAACCGCGCCTTTTCTTCGGAGCCTCGGATTCAACATCCGATTTTCCATAGTTCGCAGGTAGTGAATCTGTATCGTTCTCACCAGCAACGCCGCATACCCTGAACACTGCACTCCAGAGTTTACGAAGCTTGTCTTCCTGTTCCACTGTCAAGTTGCCCAGGTGCCCAGGAGAAATGGTGCCGGACATAGTATCGGCGCAGAGAGGTGCGGTGACAGGTCGTATATCAGGGCTTGCAGCGTCTTCAAATATAAACCAAGACGTAATAGCAACTGCCAGGATTATCACCGTTGCAGATGCGATGGCTGGGTGATAAATGCTGCTGCAAAGAGGAAGGGTTATAGGAACGGCTTTGCGAGATGAATTCCGGGGACTACGCAGAGGGGATGAGTCAAGCGGATGGCTCCTCCAAGGGGTAGCAactttggtggtgaaggaggTTCTCTCGTGTGGTGGTCCCGATATGCTGATGGATTTAAGGGCGAGGGACGGTTCAGGACGCCGCAGGTTAGTCGATACGATGGACGGTCTTAGGTTGATTGATGAAAGGAGgaggcgtctggtgtcttttGTCCCTGAGTTCCCATATATGATACTCTGACACGCGATGCGGACTGAAATAAACCCGCTTGTTGGTGGAGCACCAGTGATGCAATGACGAACCGCCTTGCAAACTTTCATAGATCTTTCCGGACACAATGCAACTGGTCGAAGTCGGTCAGGTTCAGAATGCCAGGGGAAAGTGCAAAGCATGCACACATGCAGATTCAGATTGGTACCCAGTAGGTCCCAATGATGACTCCCAGATAGTTTGTCAAATAAATCAACACAGCTGTAATGCTTGAGATTGAAAAGACTGGCAGGACCAATTTATCAAGTTGGATGTGGCCGGATGCCAGGCGACAAGTTGACAAAACCAAGTCAGTTGCAAAGGGAACAAGAGAGGCCGATATTGAGCTCTACTGTTGTGGGGACTTGCTGATGGCAGGGGTAAGGCAACTGGACCAGTACCAACCAGTATTGatgatgtcaactggtctgggG
It contains:
- a CDS encoding CRAL/TRIO domain-containing protein (similar to Cordyceps militaris CM01 XP_006666409.1) — protein: MSGTISPGHLGNLTVEQEDKLRKLWSAVFRVCGVAGENDTDSLPANYGKSDVESEAPKKRRGFSFFRNVSQPGSALPSGNSATDSADEDKYGLTKQYHEILASQRPEDIRETMWAMMKHDHPDALLLRFLRARKWDVEKALVMLISAMNWRHSKMQVDPDIMWNGEAGAATDEKAGNEKARKLGHDFLKQSRMGKSFLHGTDKEGRPICVVRVRLHKASDQSPESLERYTVFIIETARLALKAPIDTANIIFDMTGFTLANMDYHPVKFMIQCFEANYPESLGVVLVHNAPWVFQGIWKIIRGWLDPVVAAKVHFTNYRAGLEEFIHANQLIKDLEGDEDWKYEFDEPTEGENVLMKDVQTRDRLLKEREALYAHYEAATRRWIHHPAGEEAQTVKAEREEIAAKLRDGYWKLDPYVRARSLYDRQGIIRPGGDVNWYRYQTMDCKPVSSTEGNSVVGETNRAAN